A single Longimicrobiaceae bacterium DNA region contains:
- a CDS encoding sigma-70 family RNA polymerase sigma factor — MVAAPPCPNNLRPTALTINMTVLRSTSTLCDELTACDYAALSDEELWTRFARANCELSLRALHKRYFDPLHAWIRRCGVRDDARIADLFQDVWIRLINHRHDFNPAMRWGTWAFHVARNIARNEGRRLGRQRVASEADFRLKDDETAQVRSAVSTSLPEEMMRERELDARLKSVLDALPPEQCTIFRLRYLEGRSNEEVAQILDIELSALKARAKRVRLKVLGEMGDLLEESG; from the coding sequence ATGGTCGCAGCCCCGCCGTGCCCTAACAACCTCCGTCCGACGGCTCTGACGATCAACATGACGGTGCTACGGTCGACCTCCACCCTGTGCGACGAATTGACGGCGTGCGACTACGCCGCGCTATCGGACGAAGAACTCTGGACCCGGTTTGCAAGAGCGAATTGCGAACTGAGTCTCAGGGCGCTCCACAAGCGGTACTTCGATCCTCTGCACGCCTGGATACGCAGGTGCGGCGTCCGGGACGACGCGCGTATCGCAGATCTCTTCCAGGACGTGTGGATCCGGCTGATCAACCACCGGCACGACTTCAACCCCGCGATGCGGTGGGGCACGTGGGCCTTCCACGTCGCCCGGAACATCGCTCGGAACGAGGGCCGGCGGCTTGGACGCCAGCGGGTGGCCTCCGAAGCCGACTTCCGGCTGAAGGACGACGAGACGGCGCAGGTCCGCAGCGCGGTCTCGACGAGCCTGCCCGAAGAGATGATGCGGGAGCGCGAGCTGGACGCGCGGCTGAAGAGCGTCCTGGACGCTCTGCCGCCGGAGCAGTGCACGATCTTCCGGCTTCGCTACCTGGAGGGACGTTCCAACGAGGAGGTCGCTCAGATACTCGACATCGAGCTGAGCGCGCTGAAGGCGAGAGCCAAGCGCGTGCGCCTGAAGGTGCTCGGGGAGATGGGAGACCTTCTGGAGGAGAGCGGCTGA